A single genomic interval of Hevea brasiliensis isolate MT/VB/25A 57/8 chromosome 4, ASM3005281v1, whole genome shotgun sequence harbors:
- the LOC110633067 gene encoding uncharacterized protein LOC110633067 isoform X3, with protein sequence MHLDFCWHGFQKYRRELKVSLDYPSGNMALQKYIPSGDAPSVGMKHSNFFSKVHENAQHADLETKVKPDVDIDLREVYFLIMHFLSAGPCRRTCVQIWNELLEHQLLPRRYHAWYSRTGARNGDENDDGLSFPLNYTKLVERYPHIENDHLVKLLKQLLHNAASSPQGLIGAPNAADVPTLLGTGSFSLLSYDRDKGQTHIKHPPTHMRWPHMRADQVRGLSLREIGGGFSRHHRAPSIRAACYAIAKPSTMVQKMQNIKKLRGHRNAVYCAIFDRSGRYVVTGSDDRLVKIWSMETAFCLASCRGHEGDITDLAVSSNNALVASASNDCIIRVWRLPDGLPISVLRGHTGAVTAIAFSPRPGSVYQLLSSSDDGTCRIWDARNSNFSPRIYIPRPSDSISGKNGGPSTSSGLQNHQIFCCAFNANGTVFVTGSSDNLARVWNAYKPNTDDSDQPNHEMDVLSGHENDVNYVQFSGCAVASRFSLSDSSKEENAQKFRNSWFSHDNIVTCSRDGSAIIWIPRSRRSHGKAGRWIRHYHLKVPPPPMPPQPPRGGPRQRILPTPRGVNMIVWSLDNRFVLAAIMDCRICVWNAADGSLVHSLTGHTDSTYVLDVHPFNPRIAMSAGYDGRTIVWDIWEGTPIRIYEISHFKLVDGKFSPDGTSIILSDDVGQLYILNTGQGESQQDAKYDQFFLGDYRPLIQDTYGNIIDQESQLVPYRRNLQDLLCDSGMNPYPEPYQSMYQKRRLGALNLEWKPPSIRLAAGPDFSLDPDYQMMPLADLDVLVEPLPEFVDAMDWEPENEVQSDDNDSEYNVTEECSTGGEQGSLNYNSSVYPECSTEDSEVEGRDGFHRSKRKKQKIEIMTSSGRRVKRKNLDECDGNIFRSNRTGKSRIGRKASKRKSSTLKALRPQRAAARNALTLFSKITGTATDGEYESSEGDSSESDSTLQHSDIQSDESERSLQNERNGHLKGKEVSLEESEEYVKSHELPESHMNAGNRRLILKLPVRDPTKIFMADIRTPNDSQVDLVGSSTYKGPQEATKVNRVHLRSIDLGSSSSHTDCSTGRGRGQTESYRLDLSEGYKNGDIKWGGVRARTPKRQRFGEAMSSAAHARFSVGLGHKKEENNINGYFKPQNTCGTTSPSLEVQNFVDKMDEVAAMNVGDIGADTSEVVNNLANGKGCLSFDGCMNSDELPKLAHMVNENDNPPEFKASNTPISTKLRIKSRKISRDFSEDQGNKGCDLLPDSPTEMKENPVSEVSEQDRTNRITLANRHDRFQESDAQIGEAFVPPLEDSIGSHSHSKKMYNVVYRRSKLGRDRANSEGDSGMRESISHASTDEQYSRGEDTAEGACRKHILGSEATDDLMNRSIMLGQEHESEDAYRNAHNGSINKCQLPGEEWGSSSRMTVGLRSTRNRRTSYYFRDASPVDKRKSNQSAKRGSWLMLLMHEGGSHYIPQQGDEVVYLRQGHQEYLDYFKSKDPGPWKLLKGKIRAVEFCKVEGLEYSTVPGSGDSCCKMRLKFVDPTSNVFQKSFNLTLPEMTGFPDFLVERTQFDAAMQRNWTCRDKCKVWWKNDGEEDGSWWAGRILSVKPKSSEFPDSPWERYTIQYRSDPRETHQHSPWELFEDDTEWEQPHIDDEIKDKLISALAKLEQSGKKIQVQDYYGVEKLIQVSQKSNFTNRYPVPLSLEVIQLRLENNYYRTLEAVKHDIEVMLSNAESYFVKNAELSMKMRRLSDWFARTLSSL encoded by the exons ATGCATTTGGATTTTTGCTGGCATGGCTTTCAAAAGTATAGAAGAGAGCTGAAAGTTTCTCTGGACTATCCATCTG GTAATATGGCTCTGCAGAAGTACATTCCTTCGGGTGATGCCCCTTCTGTTGGCATGAAGCATTCAAATTTTTTTAGTAAGGTGCATGAGAATGCTCAACATGCGGATCTGGAGACAAAAGTGAAGCCTGATGTGGATATTGACCTCAGAGAAGTTTACTTCTTAATTATGCATTTTCTTTCAGCTGGGCCATGTCGCAGAACATGCGTACAAATTTGGAATGAACTTCTTGAACATCAGCTTTTACCTAGAAGATATCATGCTTGGTATTCAAGGACTGGGGCACGTAATGGGGATGAAAATGATGATGGCTTATCCTTCCCATTAAATTACACTAAGTTGGTTGAGAG GTATCCTCACATTGAGAATGATCACTTGGTAAAGCTTTTGAAGCAGTTATTACATAATGCAGCCTCCTCACCACAGGGCTTGATTGGTGCTCCAAATGCTGCTGATGTTCCTACGCTTTTGGGAACAGGCTCATTTTCACTTTTGAGCT ATGATAGAGATAAGGGACAAACTCACATCAAGCATCCCCCTACCCATATGCGATGGCCTCATATGCGTGCTGATCAGGTTCGTGGATTGAGTTTGAGAGAAATTGGGGGTGGTTTTTCAAGACACCACCGTGCACCATCAATCCGTGCAGCATGCTATGCTATTGCAAAACCATCAACTATGGTACAAAAAATGCAAAATATCAAGAAGCTGCGGGGACATCGAAATGCTGTCTATTGTG CAATTTTTGATCGCTCAGGAAGATATGTCGTTACTGGTTCTGATGATCGCCTTGTAAAAATCTGGTCCATGGAAACTGCCTTTTGCTTGGCCAGCTGTCGTGGACATGAA GGTGACATTACTGACTTGGCTGTGAGTTCTAACAATGCGTTGGTGGCTTCTGCTTCAAATGATTGTATAATTCGTGTG TGGCGTTTACCAGATGGGCTTCCAATATCTGTTCTACGTGGACATACTGGAGCTGTGACTGCCATTGCATTTAGTCCTAGGCCTGGATCTGTATACCAGCTTCTTTC CTCATCTGATGATGGAACATGTAGGATCTGGGATGCTAGAAATTCCAACTTCAGTCCACGGATATATATTCCTAGGCCTTCAGACTCCATAAGTG GAAAGAATGGTGGTCCATCTACAAGTAGTGGTCTGCAGAACCATCAAATATTTTGTTGCGCGTTTAATGCTAATGGAACTGTATTTGTCACTGGCAGCTCTGACAATCTTGCTAGG GTGTGGAATGCTTATAAGCCGAACACAGATGATTCAGACCAACCAAATCACGAGATGGATGTGTTATCTGGCCATGAGAATGATGTCAATTATGTTCAGTTTAG TGGCTGTGCTGTGGCATCTAGGTTTTCTCTTTCAGACAGTTCAAAGGAAGAGAATGCTCAAAAATTTAGAAATTCATG GTTTTCCCATGACAACATAGTCACCTGTTCCCGAGATGGCAGTGCAATTATTTGGATTCCAAGATCACGTAGATCACAT GGGAAAGCTGGCCGGTGGATTCGACATTATCACCTGAAAGTTCCTCCTCCACCAATGCCTCCTCAACCTCCTCGAGGAGGTCCGCGTCAAAGAATTCTACCAACTCCTCGTGGTGTGAATATGATAGTGTGGAGCCTAGATAACCGTTTTGTCCTTGCTGCTATCATGG ATTGCAGGATTTGTGTTTGGAATGCTGCTGATGGTAGCTTAGTTCATTCTTTGACTGGCCACACCGATTCT ACATATGTTCTGGATGTTCATCCTTTCAACCCACGAATTGCCATGAGTGCTGGATATGATGGAAGAACTATCGTGTGGGAT ATATGGGAAGGCACACCTATCCGCATCTATGAGATTTCACATTTCAAGTTAGTTGATGGGAAGTTTTCACC GGATGGGACGTCCATTATACTGTCAGATGATGTTGgtcaattatatatattaaacacAGGCCAAGGTGAATCCCAACAGGATGCTAAATATGACCAG TTCTTCCTTGGTGATTATCGACCCCTGATACAAGACACCTATGGAAACATAATTGACCAG GAATCTCAGCTTGTTCCATACCGACGAAATTTGCAGGATCTCCTTTGTGACTCAG GAATGAATCCCTACCCAGAACCTTATCAGAGCATGTACCAGAAGAGAAGGTTAGGAGCTCTGAATTTGGAGTGGAAGCCACCGTCTATAAGACTTGCGGCTGGGCCTGACTTCAGTTTAGACCCAGACTATCAGATGATGCCATTGGCAGACTTGGATGTATTGGTTGAGCCGCTTCCCGAGTTTGTAGATGCCATGGATTGGGAACCAGAAAATGAAGTGCAGAGTGATGATAATGATTCAGAGTACAATGTCACTGAGGAGTGTTCTACTGGGGGAGAGCAAGGAAGTTTAAATTATAATTCCTCTGTTTATCCAGAGTGCAGTACAGAAGACAGTGAGGTTGAGGGTAGGGATGGCTTTCATAGATCTAAAAGGAAAAAACAGAAG ATTGAGATAATGACTTCTTCAGGGAGACGTGTTAAAAGGAAGAATTTGGATGAGTGTGATGGCAATATATTCAGAAGTAACCGAACTGGGAAATCAAGAATTGGCCGGAAAGCTTCAAAGAGGAAGTCTTCCACATTGAAGGCTTTGAGACCTCAAAGAGCTGCTGCCCGCAATGCTCTCACCTTGTTCTCAAAAATTACAGGAACAGCTACAGATGGAGAATATGAAAGCTCAGAAGGTGATTCGTCAGAAAGTGACTCCACACTGCAACACTCAGACATCCAGAGTGATGAATCAGAGAGATCATTGCAAAATGAGCGAAATGGGCACTTGAAAGGGAAAGAAGTTTCATTAGAAGAGTCTGAAGAATATGTTAAATCTCATGAACTTCCTGAATCTCATATGAATGCTGGAAACAGAAGATTGATCCTTAAACTGCCAGTTCGAGATCCAACTAAGATTTTTATGGCAGATATTAGAACACCTAATGACAGTCAGGTTGATTTAGTTGGCTCATCAACCTATAAAGGTCCACAGGAAGCCACTAAGGTAAATAGGGTTCATTTAAGATCAATAGATTTGGGATCCTCTTCTAGTCATACGGACTGCAGCACAGGTAGAGGTAGAGGGCAAACAGAAAGCTATCGTCTAGATCTGTCAGAAGGATACAAAAATGGGGATATCAAATGGGGAGGAGTCAGGGCTCGTACACCTAAGCGCCAGAGATTTGGAGAAGCCATGTCATCAGCTGCACATGCCAGATTTAGTGTAGGTCTTGGTCATAAAAAAGAGGAGAACAATATCAATGGATACTTTAAACCTCAGAATACTTGCGGCACAACATCCCCTTCTTTAGAAGTTCAAAATTTTGTAGATAAGATGGATGAAGTGGCAGCAATGAATGTGGGAGATATTGGGGCTGATACCTCTGAGGTTGTGAATAATCTGGCCAATGGTAAAGGGTGCCTCAGCTTTGATGGATGCATGaattctgatgaattgccaaaaTTGGCTCACATGGTTAATGAGAATGACAACCCTCCTGAATTCAAAGCGAGCAATACACCTATCTCAACAAAGTTAAGGATAAAGTCAAGGAAAATTTCAAGAGATTTTTCAGAGGATCAGGGAAATAAGGGCTGTGATTTATTACCTGATAGCCCCACCGAGATGAAAGAGAATCCAGTTTCAGAAGTGTCTGAACAGGACAGAACCAATAGAATTACACTAGCTAATAGACATGATCGATTTCAAGAATCGGATGCTCAGATTGGTGAAGCTTTCGTGCCGCCATTGGAAGACTCAATTGGTTCCCATTCACATTCAAAAAAGATGTATAATGTTGTTTATAGAAGGTCAAAGTTAGGTAGAGATAGAGCTAACTCTGAAGGTGATAGTGGCATGAGAGAAAGCATTTCACATGCTAGTACAGATGAACAGTATTCCAGAGGTGAAGATACTGCTGAAGGAGCTTGTAGAAAGCATATTTTGGGCTCAGAGGCAACAGATGATCTGATGAACCGTAGTATCATGTTGGGGCAGGAACATGAATCAGAGGATGCATATAGAAATGCTCATAATGGTTCCATTAACAAATGTCAACTTCCTGGTGAAGAATGGGGATCAAGCTCAAGGATGACAGTTGGATTAAGATCTACTAGAAATAGGAGAACCAGTTATTATTTCCGTGATGCTAGTCCAGTAGATAAAAGGAAGTCAAATCAGTCTGCCAAAAGAGGGTCATGGCTAATGTTGTTGATGCACGAGGGGGGCTCTCATTATATTCCGCAGCAAGGGGATGAAGTTGTATATCTAAGACAG GGACATCAGGAGTACCTTGACTACTTTAAATCAAAAGATCCAGGCCCTTGGAAGTTGTTAAAGGGGAAAATAAGGGCTGTAGAATTCTGTAAAGTTGAGGGCCTCGAATATTCAACAGTACCAGGATCTGGAGATAGTTGCTGCAAAATGAGACTTAAGTTTGTAGATCCTACTTCTAATGTGTTCCAGAAATCATTTAACTTAACTCTGCCTGAAATGACAGGATTCCCAGATTTTCTTGTTGAAAGAACTCAGTTTGATGCTGCTATGCAAAGAAATTGGACTTGCAGGGATAAATGTAAAGTGTGGTGGAAAAATGATGGTGAAGAAGATGGCAGTTGGTGGGCTGGCCGGATTCTGTCTGTAAAGCCAAAATCTTCTGAGTTTCCAGACAGTCCATGGGAGAGGTATACTATTCAATACAGAAGCGACCCCAGAGAAACACATCAACACAGTCCTTGGGAGCTTTTTGAAGATGATACTGAATGGGAGCAGCCTCATATTGATGATGAGATTAAAGACAAGCTAATTTCTGCCTTGGCCAAATTAGAGCAGTCTGGCAAAAAAATACAG GTTCAGGATTATTATGGTGTTGAGAAATTAATACAAGTGTCGCAGAAGAGCAATTTTACAAACAG gtacccAGTTCCTTTGTCTCTTGAAGTGATCCAATTAAGGTTAGAGAACAACTACTATCGAACTCTGGAGGCAGTGAAACATGACATTGAAGTCATGTTATCAAATGCAGAATCCTACTTTGTGAAAAATGCAGAGCTCTCTATGAAAATGAGACGCTTGTCAGATTGGTTTGCGCGGACGTTATCATCTTTGTAG
- the LOC110633067 gene encoding uncharacterized protein LOC110633067 isoform X5, whose product MATSHFRFSSCNMALQKYIPSGDAPSVGMKHSNFFSKVHENAQHADLETKVKPDVDIDLREVYFLIMHFLSAGPCRRTCVQIWNELLEHQLLPRRYHAWYSRTGARNGDENDDGLSFPLNYTKLVERYPHIENDHLVKLLKQLLHNAASSPQGLIGAPNAADVPTLLGTGSFSLLSYDRDKGQTHIKHPPTHMRWPHMRADQVRGLSLREIGGGFSRHHRAPSIRAACYAIAKPSTMVQKMQNIKKLRGHRNAVYCAIFDRSGRYVVTGSDDRLVKIWSMETAFCLASCRGHEGDITDLAVSSNNALVASASNDCIIRVWRLPDGLPISVLRGHTGAVTAIAFSPRPGSVYQLLSSSDDGTCRIWDARNSNFSPRIYIPRPSDSISGKNGGPSTSSGLQNHQIFCCAFNANGTVFVTGSSDNLARVWNAYKPNTDDSDQPNHEMDVLSGHENDVNYVQFSGCAVASRFSLSDSSKEENAQKFRNSWFSHDNIVTCSRDGSAIIWIPRSRRSHGKAGRWIRHYHLKVPPPPMPPQPPRGGPRQRILPTPRGVNMIVWSLDNRFVLAAIMDCRICVWNAADGSLVHSLTGHTDSTYVLDVHPFNPRIAMSAGYDGRTIVWDIWEGTPIRIYEISHFKLVDGKFSPDGTSIILSDDVGQLYILNTGQGESQQDAKYDQFFLGDYRPLIQDTYGNIIDQESQLVPYRRNLQDLLCDSGMNPYPEPYQSMYQKRRLGALNLEWKPPSIRLAAGPDFSLDPDYQMMPLADLDVLVEPLPEFVDAMDWEPENEVQSDDNDSEYNVTEECSTGGEQGSLNYNSSVYPECSTEDSEVEGRDGFHRSKRKKQKVEIEIMTSSGRRVKRKNLDECDGNIFRSNRTGKSRIGRKASKRKSSTLKALRPQRAAARNALTLFSKITGTATDGEYESSEGDSSESDSTLQHSDIQSDESERSLQNERNGHLKGKEVSLEESEEYVKSHELPESHMNAGNRRLILKLPVRDPTKIFMADIRTPNDSQVDLVGSSTYKGPQEATKVNRVHLRSIDLGSSSSHTDCSTGRGRGQTESYRLDLSEGYKNGDIKWGGVRARTPKRQRFGEAMSSAAHARFSVGLGHKKEENNINGYFKPQNTCGTTSPSLEVQNFVDKMDEVAAMNVGDIGADTSEVVNNLANGKGCLSFDGCMNSDELPKLAHMVNENDNPPEFKASNTPISTKLRIKSRKISRDFSEDQGNKGCDLLPDSPTEMKENPVSEVSEQDRTNRITLANRHDRFQESDAQIGEAFVPPLEDSIGSHSHSKKMYNVVYRRSKLGRDRANSEGDSGMRESISHASTDEQYSRGEDTAEGACRKHILGSEATDDLMNRSIMLGQEHESEDAYRNAHNGSINKCQLPGEEWGSSSRMTVGLRSTRNRRTSYYFRDASPVDKRKSNQSAKRGSWLMLLMHEGGSHYIPQQGDEVVYLRQGHQEYLDYFKSKDPGPWKLLKGKIRAVEFCKVEGLEYSTVPGSGDSCCKMRLKFVDPTSNVFQKSFNLTLPEMTGFPDFLVERTQFDAAMQRNWTCRDKCKVWWKNDGEEDGSWWAGRILSVKPKSSEFPDSPWERYTIQYRSDPRETHQHSPWELFEDDTEWEQPHIDDEIKDKLISALAKLEQSGKKIQVQDYYGVEKLIQVSQKSNFTNRYPVPLSLEVIQLRLENNYYRTLEAVKHDIEVMLSNAESYFVKNAELSMKMRRLSDWFARTLSSL is encoded by the exons ATGGCTACATCTCATTTTCGATTTTCCAGTT GTAATATGGCTCTGCAGAAGTACATTCCTTCGGGTGATGCCCCTTCTGTTGGCATGAAGCATTCAAATTTTTTTAGTAAGGTGCATGAGAATGCTCAACATGCGGATCTGGAGACAAAAGTGAAGCCTGATGTGGATATTGACCTCAGAGAAGTTTACTTCTTAATTATGCATTTTCTTTCAGCTGGGCCATGTCGCAGAACATGCGTACAAATTTGGAATGAACTTCTTGAACATCAGCTTTTACCTAGAAGATATCATGCTTGGTATTCAAGGACTGGGGCACGTAATGGGGATGAAAATGATGATGGCTTATCCTTCCCATTAAATTACACTAAGTTGGTTGAGAG GTATCCTCACATTGAGAATGATCACTTGGTAAAGCTTTTGAAGCAGTTATTACATAATGCAGCCTCCTCACCACAGGGCTTGATTGGTGCTCCAAATGCTGCTGATGTTCCTACGCTTTTGGGAACAGGCTCATTTTCACTTTTGAGCT ATGATAGAGATAAGGGACAAACTCACATCAAGCATCCCCCTACCCATATGCGATGGCCTCATATGCGTGCTGATCAGGTTCGTGGATTGAGTTTGAGAGAAATTGGGGGTGGTTTTTCAAGACACCACCGTGCACCATCAATCCGTGCAGCATGCTATGCTATTGCAAAACCATCAACTATGGTACAAAAAATGCAAAATATCAAGAAGCTGCGGGGACATCGAAATGCTGTCTATTGTG CAATTTTTGATCGCTCAGGAAGATATGTCGTTACTGGTTCTGATGATCGCCTTGTAAAAATCTGGTCCATGGAAACTGCCTTTTGCTTGGCCAGCTGTCGTGGACATGAA GGTGACATTACTGACTTGGCTGTGAGTTCTAACAATGCGTTGGTGGCTTCTGCTTCAAATGATTGTATAATTCGTGTG TGGCGTTTACCAGATGGGCTTCCAATATCTGTTCTACGTGGACATACTGGAGCTGTGACTGCCATTGCATTTAGTCCTAGGCCTGGATCTGTATACCAGCTTCTTTC CTCATCTGATGATGGAACATGTAGGATCTGGGATGCTAGAAATTCCAACTTCAGTCCACGGATATATATTCCTAGGCCTTCAGACTCCATAAGTG GAAAGAATGGTGGTCCATCTACAAGTAGTGGTCTGCAGAACCATCAAATATTTTGTTGCGCGTTTAATGCTAATGGAACTGTATTTGTCACTGGCAGCTCTGACAATCTTGCTAGG GTGTGGAATGCTTATAAGCCGAACACAGATGATTCAGACCAACCAAATCACGAGATGGATGTGTTATCTGGCCATGAGAATGATGTCAATTATGTTCAGTTTAG TGGCTGTGCTGTGGCATCTAGGTTTTCTCTTTCAGACAGTTCAAAGGAAGAGAATGCTCAAAAATTTAGAAATTCATG GTTTTCCCATGACAACATAGTCACCTGTTCCCGAGATGGCAGTGCAATTATTTGGATTCCAAGATCACGTAGATCACAT GGGAAAGCTGGCCGGTGGATTCGACATTATCACCTGAAAGTTCCTCCTCCACCAATGCCTCCTCAACCTCCTCGAGGAGGTCCGCGTCAAAGAATTCTACCAACTCCTCGTGGTGTGAATATGATAGTGTGGAGCCTAGATAACCGTTTTGTCCTTGCTGCTATCATGG ATTGCAGGATTTGTGTTTGGAATGCTGCTGATGGTAGCTTAGTTCATTCTTTGACTGGCCACACCGATTCT ACATATGTTCTGGATGTTCATCCTTTCAACCCACGAATTGCCATGAGTGCTGGATATGATGGAAGAACTATCGTGTGGGAT ATATGGGAAGGCACACCTATCCGCATCTATGAGATTTCACATTTCAAGTTAGTTGATGGGAAGTTTTCACC GGATGGGACGTCCATTATACTGTCAGATGATGTTGgtcaattatatatattaaacacAGGCCAAGGTGAATCCCAACAGGATGCTAAATATGACCAG TTCTTCCTTGGTGATTATCGACCCCTGATACAAGACACCTATGGAAACATAATTGACCAG GAATCTCAGCTTGTTCCATACCGACGAAATTTGCAGGATCTCCTTTGTGACTCAG GAATGAATCCCTACCCAGAACCTTATCAGAGCATGTACCAGAAGAGAAGGTTAGGAGCTCTGAATTTGGAGTGGAAGCCACCGTCTATAAGACTTGCGGCTGGGCCTGACTTCAGTTTAGACCCAGACTATCAGATGATGCCATTGGCAGACTTGGATGTATTGGTTGAGCCGCTTCCCGAGTTTGTAGATGCCATGGATTGGGAACCAGAAAATGAAGTGCAGAGTGATGATAATGATTCAGAGTACAATGTCACTGAGGAGTGTTCTACTGGGGGAGAGCAAGGAAGTTTAAATTATAATTCCTCTGTTTATCCAGAGTGCAGTACAGAAGACAGTGAGGTTGAGGGTAGGGATGGCTTTCATAGATCTAAAAGGAAAAAACAGAAGGTTGAA ATTGAGATAATGACTTCTTCAGGGAGACGTGTTAAAAGGAAGAATTTGGATGAGTGTGATGGCAATATATTCAGAAGTAACCGAACTGGGAAATCAAGAATTGGCCGGAAAGCTTCAAAGAGGAAGTCTTCCACATTGAAGGCTTTGAGACCTCAAAGAGCTGCTGCCCGCAATGCTCTCACCTTGTTCTCAAAAATTACAGGAACAGCTACAGATGGAGAATATGAAAGCTCAGAAGGTGATTCGTCAGAAAGTGACTCCACACTGCAACACTCAGACATCCAGAGTGATGAATCAGAGAGATCATTGCAAAATGAGCGAAATGGGCACTTGAAAGGGAAAGAAGTTTCATTAGAAGAGTCTGAAGAATATGTTAAATCTCATGAACTTCCTGAATCTCATATGAATGCTGGAAACAGAAGATTGATCCTTAAACTGCCAGTTCGAGATCCAACTAAGATTTTTATGGCAGATATTAGAACACCTAATGACAGTCAGGTTGATTTAGTTGGCTCATCAACCTATAAAGGTCCACAGGAAGCCACTAAGGTAAATAGGGTTCATTTAAGATCAATAGATTTGGGATCCTCTTCTAGTCATACGGACTGCAGCACAGGTAGAGGTAGAGGGCAAACAGAAAGCTATCGTCTAGATCTGTCAGAAGGATACAAAAATGGGGATATCAAATGGGGAGGAGTCAGGGCTCGTACACCTAAGCGCCAGAGATTTGGAGAAGCCATGTCATCAGCTGCACATGCCAGATTTAGTGTAGGTCTTGGTCATAAAAAAGAGGAGAACAATATCAATGGATACTTTAAACCTCAGAATACTTGCGGCACAACATCCCCTTCTTTAGAAGTTCAAAATTTTGTAGATAAGATGGATGAAGTGGCAGCAATGAATGTGGGAGATATTGGGGCTGATACCTCTGAGGTTGTGAATAATCTGGCCAATGGTAAAGGGTGCCTCAGCTTTGATGGATGCATGaattctgatgaattgccaaaaTTGGCTCACATGGTTAATGAGAATGACAACCCTCCTGAATTCAAAGCGAGCAATACACCTATCTCAACAAAGTTAAGGATAAAGTCAAGGAAAATTTCAAGAGATTTTTCAGAGGATCAGGGAAATAAGGGCTGTGATTTATTACCTGATAGCCCCACCGAGATGAAAGAGAATCCAGTTTCAGAAGTGTCTGAACAGGACAGAACCAATAGAATTACACTAGCTAATAGACATGATCGATTTCAAGAATCGGATGCTCAGATTGGTGAAGCTTTCGTGCCGCCATTGGAAGACTCAATTGGTTCCCATTCACATTCAAAAAAGATGTATAATGTTGTTTATAGAAGGTCAAAGTTAGGTAGAGATAGAGCTAACTCTGAAGGTGATAGTGGCATGAGAGAAAGCATTTCACATGCTAGTACAGATGAACAGTATTCCAGAGGTGAAGATACTGCTGAAGGAGCTTGTAGAAAGCATATTTTGGGCTCAGAGGCAACAGATGATCTGATGAACCGTAGTATCATGTTGGGGCAGGAACATGAATCAGAGGATGCATATAGAAATGCTCATAATGGTTCCATTAACAAATGTCAACTTCCTGGTGAAGAATGGGGATCAAGCTCAAGGATGACAGTTGGATTAAGATCTACTAGAAATAGGAGAACCAGTTATTATTTCCGTGATGCTAGTCCAGTAGATAAAAGGAAGTCAAATCAGTCTGCCAAAAGAGGGTCATGGCTAATGTTGTTGATGCACGAGGGGGGCTCTCATTATATTCCGCAGCAAGGGGATGAAGTTGTATATCTAAGACAG GGACATCAGGAGTACCTTGACTACTTTAAATCAAAAGATCCAGGCCCTTGGAAGTTGTTAAAGGGGAAAATAAGGGCTGTAGAATTCTGTAAAGTTGAGGGCCTCGAATATTCAACAGTACCAGGATCTGGAGATAGTTGCTGCAAAATGAGACTTAAGTTTGTAGATCCTACTTCTAATGTGTTCCAGAAATCATTTAACTTAACTCTGCCTGAAATGACAGGATTCCCAGATTTTCTTGTTGAAAGAACTCAGTTTGATGCTGCTATGCAAAGAAATTGGACTTGCAGGGATAAATGTAAAGTGTGGTGGAAAAATGATGGTGAAGAAGATGGCAGTTGGTGGGCTGGCCGGATTCTGTCTGTAAAGCCAAAATCTTCTGAGTTTCCAGACAGTCCATGGGAGAGGTATACTATTCAATACAGAAGCGACCCCAGAGAAACACATCAACACAGTCCTTGGGAGCTTTTTGAAGATGATACTGAATGGGAGCAGCCTCATATTGATGATGAGATTAAAGACAAGCTAATTTCTGCCTTGGCCAAATTAGAGCAGTCTGGCAAAAAAATACAG GTTCAGGATTATTATGGTGTTGAGAAATTAATACAAGTGTCGCAGAAGAGCAATTTTACAAACAG gtacccAGTTCCTTTGTCTCTTGAAGTGATCCAATTAAGGTTAGAGAACAACTACTATCGAACTCTGGAGGCAGTGAAACATGACATTGAAGTCATGTTATCAAATGCAGAATCCTACTTTGTGAAAAATGCAGAGCTCTCTATGAAAATGAGACGCTTGTCAGATTGGTTTGCGCGGACGTTATCATCTTTGTAG